The genomic interval TGGCGAAATTATTTCCGATACTCATACACCAATTCTCTCGCGGGAAGAAGCAGCGCAAATCGATCGCCTTTTGCGTCGCAACCGCCGCCTCCCCCCTCGTTCTGCCAGCGCTCCCCGCTCTCTGGCTGGATTAGTTCGCTGCCAGCAATGTCAGTCGGGGATGAAAATATCCCGAGTAACTCGCCATCGAAAGTCCGGAGAATATTTGTATTTACATCCCATTTCTTGTCCCCTCCAACCCAAATGCAAAGGATTGCGTTACGAGGAAGTTTTGCAAGGGACAATCGATCGCATTTGCCAGGATCTACAACAAGCAGTTTCCGGATTATCCTTACCCGATCTCGACCGAATTAAAGCCGAAGTCAATCGCGAAATTACTAACAATAATTATATCTTAGACCAATTGCCACAACTGGTAGAAACGGGAATTTTAGATCCCGAAACGGCAGAATTGCGCGCTTATAAACTGCGTACTGAAATAGCAACATTGCGATCGCGTTTATCCGCACTGCCCCCAGTGAATCTGACTTCCGTCGCGCGATCGGTTTCGCTTCCGCAATTTTGGCTCGATCTTTCGGAAGCCGAACGCCGGTTTTACTTCCGCGAGTTCATTCGCGAAATTCAGGTTATTTGTTTGCCAGATAGGGAAAAAGGCGATCGCAATTGGCAATTAAAACTAATTTTCATCTTCTAACTTACGTCGAAGTAGAGACTCTGAAAAACCGGGTTTCTGACCTTTACCTCCAGCCAGAAGTCAAATCGGTTGGAGAAACCCGGTTTCTGGGCATCTCTACGGCAAATCCCCCAAGCTCGATACGGTTTGCCCTCCTGACTGCAAGGCTTGTAGCTCTTAGGATGAATTCATACGCAATCACTCACCCAAGCCAATGTCGGGAGGGCGACCATGAAAACCCAAAGACCAACCTATCGTCAAAATCAACCAACCCGTGAAACCTCGAGATATGTACCCGCAATGGAATGGGAAATAACCTCAGACGAGGCAACTGTTCGGGTTGAAGTTCCTGGAGTTGATGCGGACGATATTCAGATTGAAATTAACGACAAAATAGTCAAATTACAATGGCATCGCCCGCAACCGACAACTAGGGTGCAAAACCGATGGCGTTCGGAACTAAAATACGGTGACTTTTATCGGCATTTCGCGTTGCCTTTTGCGATAGAGAGCGATCGCACTCAAGCCACACTAAATAACGGTATTTTAACCCTAAGCTTACCGAAACAGGCGCGATCGCAACCGGTCAAAGTTCACCTCAGCAAACCCGCACCGCGCCAAACCGAACTGAAAGTGGCAGAAAACCCACCCAGAACCGAACCCATAACCGACCCTTGGGCGGCTTAGTTCCCCATACCCCCGATCTAAGGTTCGGTAAACCGCCCTTCAAACCCAGGGCAAACCCCCATCAGTATAGGGAAAGAGATCCTTATACTGAGAACGGCCAAACCCCACGGCGAAACCGATATAGAGGGAGCTTCCGGCCGCGGCCGAACCGCTCTCGTAGTTAGTAAACATAGACCCCAAACACACTTCTTATGGCTAAAGTAGTTGGAATAGACTTAGGAACCACAAACTCTTGCGTTGCAGTAATGGAAGGTGGAAAGCCCACCGTTATTGCGAATGCTGAAGGAGGACGCACCACGCCTTCAGTCGTTGCTTATGCGAAAAATGGCGATCGCCTAGTGGGACAAATCGCCAAGCGTCAAGCGGTCATGAACGCCCAAAATACCTTCTATTCGGTCAAGCGGTTCATCGGACGGCGCCAGGACGAAGTGGGCACCGAATCGACGGAAGTCTCTTACGAAGTTGTCAAAGAAGGCAATAACGTTAGACTCAACTGTCCTGCTGTTGACAAAAAGTTTGCCCCGGAAGAAATCTCCGCACAAGTCTTGCGCAAACTGGTTGATGATGCGAGCAAATACTTGGGCGAAACTGTAACCCAAGCGGTCATCACCGTTCCTGCTTATTTTAACGATTCCCAACGGCAAGCCACCAAAGATGCTGGGAAAATTGCTGGGGTCGAAGTTCTACGGATTATTAACGAGCCTACCGCAGCCTCTCTCGCTTACGGACTGGACAAAAAAAGTAACGAAACCATCCTCGTTTTTGACCTTGGTGGCGGAACCTTTGATGTCTCCATCCTGGAAGTTGGCGATGGCGTCTTTGAAGTACTGGCGACCTCTGGAGATACTCACCTCGGTGGGGATGACTTCGATAAAAAAATTGTAGACCACCTCGCTGCAGAATTCCTGAAAACCGAAGGCATTGACTTGCGCAAAGATAAGCAAGCACTGCAACGGTTAACGGAAGCTGCGGAAAAAGCGAAAATCGAACTTTCGACCGTTACTCAAGCTGAAATTAACCTACCCTTTATTACCGCCACTCAAGAAGGCCCGAAACACCTAGACCTGACTCTGACACGCGGTAAGTTTGAAGACCTGTGCTCCGACTTGATCGATCGCTGCCGCATTCCGGTGGAAAATGCGATTAAAGATGCGAAACTGGACAAATCTGCGATCGATGAGGTGGTTCTCGTTGGAGGTTCGACTCGCATCCCCGCAGTGCAAGAAGTCGTTGAAAAAACCCTGGGCAAAGCACCCAACCAAACCGTAAACCCGGATGAAGTTGTTGCTGTTGGTGCTGCCATTCAAGGTGGGGTACTCGCTGGAGAAGTCAAAGACATTCTCTTGCTCGACGTAACTCCCCTCTCCTTGGGTGTGGAAACCCTCGGTGGCGTCATGACCAAAATCATTCCGCGCAACACCACCATCCCCACCAAAAAATCGGAAACCTTCTCCACTGCTGTCGATAGCCAAACCAATGTGGAAATCCACGTTCTCCAAGGGGAACGGGAAATGTCCAACGACAACAAGAGTTTGGGAACCTTCCGCTTAGATGGTATTCCCGCAGCTCCTCGCGGTGTACCCCAAATTGAAGTTACCTTCGATATCGACGCTAACGGTATCCTGAACGTGACCGCGAAAGACAAGGGAACCGGTAAAGCTCAGTCTATCAGCATCACCGGTGCTTCCACTCTCGACGATCGCGAAGTTGACCGCATGGTGAAAGAAGCAGAAGCGAATGCCGATGCCGATAAAGAACGTCGCGAAAAAATCGATCGCAAAAACCAAGCCGACCAACTTTGCTACCAAGCTGAGAAGCAAATGGGCGAGCTAGAAGATAAGGTTTCTGCTGAGGAGAAAACTAAGGTCGAAGGTCTGATTAAAGACTTGCGCGAGGCAGTCGGCAAAGAAGATGATGAAAGCATTCAATCTTTGACCAACGAGTTGCAACAAACCCTTTACACCATCAGCAGCAATATCTATCAGCAAGCTGGCGGTGAGGGTGCCGAAGCGCCGGGTGCAGATGCGGCTCCTGGAGCAGATGCGGGTTCTGACAGTCCCGATGATGATGTCATTGATGCTGAGTTCTCGGAAACCAAATAATTTCTCGATAACCTAGAGATAACTGAGGGGCGAACAAAAGATCTGTTCGCCCCTATTCTATTTCCATTAAGAATAGGTCTCGAAAGCATTCCAAAGTCACTGAGTATGAAACCCGAAGACGAATTAAGACATTTACTCTACTCAGCTTATCCTGGTGAGGAAATAGAGTATCCTGGATTATGCATTTATGTAGCCGAATGTCCGGGTAATGCGGAGCAAGTTCTCCAGAACTGCCGAGATGTTTTGTCCGTGGTGCTTCGACAATACGAGAAACCATGGCCTTGCGATCGTGAATGGCTACAACTATTGCCCAAATGGTTTATTGAACGTTGCGCTCCAGAAAGAACTGATGAAGAAGTAGAGCAAGACCAGGAGAGATTTAGGCAGCTTTCGCCGGAAGAACAGGCAAAGGAAATTGATAACGAAGAATGGTCAGTCCTGGAATGGATTTACTGGTTCGATTTATCCGATGATATCCGATATTGGTTTTGGTGGGGCGCCATTATTGAAGATTGCGATACCTTGTTAGTGGCAATTAAGATAGTCGATTGGCCGATTCCATATGAATCTTTTTTATGGCTATTGAGAGCATCTGGTGCGATCTCTGTTGATGAAATATTAGGTGACTGCGATTGGGATAAATTTGGCACACATTTAGGCGGAGATGTTTAGTAGTGTATGGCGATCGCTACAAGAGAAAAACCCGAGCCGTTCTGTTATAGGAAATTCCTATATATTTGCTACAGTTGGAGGAATATCATGGAGTAAAACGGCAATGGTTGCGTTGGTACGATGCCCGAGGACATTGGATTCCTACACCTGCCGAACGCGCACAGGAAGAAGCAAATCTGGCTAACCAACGCGCACGGGGTGCTCGGGAAGAAGCGAATCTGGCTAACCAACGGGCACAGAGTGCGGAACAGTCCCAGAAAAGAGCTATCCCGCGACTGTTAAGTATGGGGTTGAGTGCCGAGCAGGTTGCTGAGGCTTTGGGATTATCGGTTGAGGAGATAAGTCAATGGACAGAAAGTTAAGCTGAGATTGGCTGTAGATATTTGTTGTTGTGCCTTTATTCTTTGAGGAGGTTATCGATTATGAGTGACGATCGCAAATTTGAAACGACAGTACAGAAGGTGGTCGAGATGACCGGAGATTGGGAACTGCGCGATCGCCTCCGCCAGTTAGACTTGGATATTGTCAATGTGATGTGGGAAGATACGGCGCGCACTCCTGGCTCGGTTTGGGGACCGAATATTACGGATATGACGTTGCAAGTACGCCATGGGAAAGGGAATACGATGCGATCGCTCTTACCCGTGATTCGCTATCCCAATTTTACCGATAAAACTGGCGATGTTCCCCTAGAGTTGGTCTCCATTAAAGTGGGCAATGAAGCGGGGAAAGCGTTGCAGGTTATTCCGCTCAAAGATTATCTGAATAACTTATCGAAGTATATTAGCGATCGCAATACCATCCACGAGGAAAATCAACCGCTCATTACCGATAAAGATTCCCACGTTCTCGTTAGCGCGCAAGCCTGCTTTCTGCCAATTCCACAACAGGGAAAATGCAGCTTTAATCCGGTATTGTTTAACTATCAATCTCGCCCGAATAGTCCTGCCGTGCTGACCGTTCTGATTACTCCAGAAGGCAGTAGTGCTACAGTCTTAGATAATGAAACCGATCGCGCTCAATGGGGACAGAATGTTTTCTTCAATAACAACGGTCAAAAGACCTGCTTGACTGGAGAGCGTCTGAGCGACTACAAAGCGAATCTCGTGGCAGAACTAGCTCGTAGGGAAGGCATTTCTGTGGATGAAGCAGGCGATCGCGTCACGGTTGCCGATGATGTAAATATGGTAATGGTGATTCAGGTTCCGTTGAAGCCAAACCCAGAAGCGTTTAGGCATGAAGAACGGCAACGGGGCATTTCCTTGGGTGCTGTTGCCATATGCTACAGCAAATCTAGCGATATGGAAGATGCGGTTATCGGCCATGGGGAAGACGAAGGCGAACACCCAGAACTGGGAGGACACCGCCTGGAGCGAGACGATCGCTATCCAATTCGGGTTACGGTACAGTTTTATAAAGCCACCAGTAACGGCATTGTCGATGAAGAGGATTTAGCCAATATATATTACTCCATTGAAACGGCTTATACCAGTGCTGATTATATTGGTTCTCTAGTGGTCGGCAGTTTAGAAAAAGGCTCTCTCGGTATGGGGGAAGCGCGTCCGACTCAACCTGCACCCTCCCCCGAACCAGTGCTTGCTCCTCCCAAGGATTATTTGCAAGTAGTTAATCCCTTTAGTTCCCATCAACAACCGAAAACTTAGGTGGCGGTTACCGATGTTAGGGAAAGGAACGGCTCGGAAAAAAGCGATCGCGAAAATGACCATTATCAATTGGTGAATATGGGAGAGATTGTTCTAGCCTATCATGCTCCTCACGTACGCCAGCACGCGGATTTTGCGGTAGGTTAGTTAAGTAGATTTGAATCCCAATGTTTGCAGCGCGATCGCCTGTGCATCTGGCATTTGTCCGTAACTGAAAACGTAGGGAATATCTGCAGGAAGTTGCGGTTGTAAGAGGTCGAGAATATAGGGACTGCCATAAAGGACTAAGGCTTGGAGATGTCCGGTTTTGACCAGTTCTTGGAAAAGTGCGATCGCGCGATCGTTTAATTGGGAACTGCCTCGGAAGGGATGGCCGCGCACGAAGAGTTGCAGGAGAGTCGGTTCTTCCCAGGTTGGCAGAGGGTAGGGAGTATGGGAGTCTACTAACTGGAGTTTATATCCTTCCTCTTCCGGTAAGATAATTGCCGGAGCAGGTTTTGCCAGAACGGCACAATCGAGGGCATCATCGACTGCGATTAAATTATACCCAGGCTTTGGAACCAGATGTAGTTTTCCGCCAACGGTTTGGGCGTCTCGGGTAATAGCGCGCGCTGTTTCTCTAGTATCGATATTACCAATAGCTTGCGGAAATTGCGGAATATCTGGCGCGGCAATCTTCTCTTTCGCTTGCCAGATTCGTTCTACGGAGGCTTGGATTCTTTCTGGTGTAATTTTACCCTCGCGCACGGCATCGCACACGGCGGCGATCGCTCCCGGAGGATCTCCCGGCATGAGTAAAATATCGGCTCCCGCTTGCACGGCTAACACGGCGGCTTCGTTGGTTCCGTAGTGGTTGGCGATCGCGCCCATAACCAAGGCATCGGTGACAATGAGTCCGGAAAACCCGAGTTCCTGGCGCAGCTTTTCTGTTAGAATTTTTGCCGATAAGGTGGCCGGTTCCTCCGTATCCCAGGCGGGAATAGAGAGATGAGCGGTCATCACGGCATCGACTCCAGCGGCGATCGCATGTTGGAACGGAACGAGTTCGACTTCCGCGAGCCGTTCTGGAGAATGGGGCAATACAGGCAGTTGCAGATGAGAATCTACGGCTGTATCGCCATGACCGGGGAAATGTTTCGCTGTCGTCAGGATAGGATGAACGCGCGCTCCTTGAATATAGGCGGAGATTAAAGTGCTCGTCGTTTCCACAGTTTCGGCGAACGCGCGCACGTTTATGACTGGATTGTTCGGGTTATTATTTACATCGGACACGGGAGCGTATAACCAATTGATTCCCAAGGCTAAGGCTTCTCGCGCCGTCATTTCTCCCATCTTCCGGGCATACTCGATCGCCGTTTCGGGAGACTGTTTGGCGATCGCGCCTAATGCCATGGGGGGCGGAAAGTGCGTGGCTGCCGAAAACCGCTGCCCCACTCCTTCTTCCACGTCCGCTCCCACGAGCAAGGGAATCTCGGCTAGGGCTTGCAGAGAGGAGATGCGATCGCGCAGTTCCGCCGCACTTCCTCCAACTAAAATTATGCCGCCCACTCCCAAATGTGCAATCCATTCGTGTAGCGTCTTATTCGGCGGTTCCCAATTGGGATAGCGAATTTGATGGTCGAATCGATAGCCAGCAGCGCGAACCACCACCATTTGCGCCACTTGTTGTTCTAAGGATAGCAAAGCCAAGTCAGGGCGATGAAATTGAGGATTGCCCATTTTCTACACCACCCTAACTGCTTTACTCATTGTCTTGAGCGGAGACAATCTTGCCATACTCTTCCTCCTCGACTTCGGCGAGGGGACGATCTTGAGAAATCTTATTCATTAAATCCAATAAGCGATCGCCTCGTTCCAGAGAGCGGTCTTCCAGAAAAGTTACTTCCGGGGTGCGTCGCAGTTGCATTCGATGGCCGAGTTCGTAGCGCACGTAAGAGGTTGCCGATCGCAAACCTTCCATAGTTTCGGCTTTCGCGTCTTCCGTTCCATAGATGCTGACAAAAATCTTGGCATGTTGCAGGTCGCCCGAAACATCCACGTCGGTTACGCTGACCATCCCCGCTCCCACTCGGTCATCCTTAATCCCATGGATTAACATCTGGCCCACTTCGCGTTTAATTTGGGAGGATACGCGAGAAACACGGCGACTGTTAGCCATTAGACTGCCTCCACGAGTACTAAGGATCGGCCTTCATTCTATCCGATTCCGGCCCCGTTTGGGATCTTCCGGAATTTAAACGGCGGATAAGCCGAGCATGGCGCGCAGGGTGAGGGTGAGGAAGATAAACCCGGAGACGAGGAAACCGAGAGTTGCGATCGCGGTTACGGGACGGCTGAAGAAGGGTTGCAGAGATTTGAACAGGAAGTAGAATATCCCTAGGGTGAAGGAGATGAGATAGCGGGGATAGCGCGATACGTTTTGAAAGAAGTCTCCCATGGCGGTTGGCGATCGAGTGGTTAGGGAACGTCAATTATTGTAGGCGATTTGGAGGCAGTTTGGAGATAGTGCACCTGAGGTTATCGATCGTTGCTTCATCAAGACCTATGCTATTGTCATCGCCATTTTAGTTTACCCGATCGCAATCGCTCCGCGATCGAACACTTGGCTGTCGGTTCCAATGGCTTGGATGACGATGCGATCGCCATACACCTCATAAGCGGCAAAACTCAACTGAGAAGCCGAGTGTGCCGTCCACTGGGACTGTCCCACATCTCGCACTCCCGCACCCGCACCGCAGATGAGATAAGTAGTGCCATCAATGGGATAGGTGCGTTCGTAGACATGTTCGTGACCGTTGATGTAGAGTTGTACGCCATGTTTCTTGAATAACGGAGTCAGCAGCTTAATCAATTTATCGTTAACGCCATAGTGAGCCGACGAATAAATTTGATGGTGGCCGAAGACAATTTTCCACGGTGCTTGGCTTTCTCCCAGTTGTTTGTCCAGCCAAGGTAATTGCTCTTCCCAATTCGCATTATGATTAGTATCCAAGGCAAAAAACTGTACCGGATCTTGCTGCCAGGTGTAATAGCGTTGTCCGCCCATATTGAAGAGAGGATATTGCGTTTGCGGAACCCCGTTATCGGTACGAATATCGTGGTTGCCCAGACAGGCATAGAAGGGTACGCCTTGTTGCAATAATGGGGCATAAGGTTCTTCAAAAACTGCCTGAATCTTTTCAATTTCGCCATCGTTATAAATATTATCTCCGGCGAGCACCACCAACTCGTAGGGAGACTCTTGGTAATGCTTCGTCATGGCCGCCGCCACCGCATATTGTCCTTGGGCGCCAGTCCCCGTATCCGCCACGGAAACAAATCGCAGGAGAGGAGGACGATCCGAGGCAACATCGACGCTTTCCTTAGAGATGGCTAAGTCCGAGAAAGAACCGGAACGCTGCGCTTGTACGCCCTTACCGATCGCCCATCCCAGAGCGATTCCTCCTCCCCATGTTAGCAGTTGCCGGCGTTGTATTTTCATCGCAATTCTGGATTGACTCACTCCACTTCACTTCAGTGTGAACCACAATTTGCTAAAGTTCAACATTAACGCTGAAATAAAACCCATCATCCTGAGCGTTATTTCCTCGGTCGGGTAACTCAATTAAGGGTATGCCATAATCGACGCGCACGTTCCATCCCGGCATGACTTCCCAGAGTATGGCCATCCCCGTTCCCATGAGAAACTTTTGCGATGCAATAATATTAGGATTTCCCGATTTATTCCAGACTTGACCGATATCGAGAAAGGGAGCAAATGTCAAACTCGGTTGACCGCTGGCGTTGCGCTGGATGGTAATCCGGTCTTCAATAGAAATGAGAAATCCATTATCTCCAGAGCGCGCATTTTGCCGATAGCCGCGCAGAGATTGACCGCCACCAATCACGAACTGTCGCGAAGGGAGAAGGCTGGTGGTGGCCAGTTGTAAGTTGGCGCGCACCGTGAGTAGTTGATGTTTGCCCAACCGTTGCAACCGTTGAGCGCTCAGGTTCCAACTGAAGAACCGACTATCGGGAATAGGGTTGGGGTTGATTGTAGCATCGAATGCATCAATACCGAGGAGAAATTGCGATCGCGCCGCCCAAATTCCCCCCACATCTCGCCGCAAGTATTCTTGTCCGAAGCGAATGGCACTACTGCGGGTGCGGCCGCGATCGTCCGGTCCCGAGCCAAACCCGAAGGGAACATTTCCGAGAAAAGTTTGCCCTCGGTGATGGGAAAATCCGAGAGAGAGCGCAAACTCTTGCCGGGGAGAGCGAATGAAGGGTTGGCGAAAGTCAAATTCGTAACGTTGGGTTTCGCCGCGAATGCCCAAATCTTGCAGGTTAATGTTGCTCACTTCATTATTATCCGGCAAAAATTGAATGGTGAGCGCTCCATCCATAGCGTTGACGGGAACGCGATAGGTAAACTCGTAGCGATCGGTATCGCTGCCATTGGTAGGACGATTGTAACCGAAGCTGATGCGATCGCCCAAACCGGTCGGGTTCTGATACGCAACGCGAAACCCCATGCGCTCGGCACCAACGCTCGGCGTGGAATAGTTATCGACAAAAAAGTTAGCGCTCAACGGTCTAACTAAACTGACGCGCACGGTGAGCTTGCTTTGACCGATACCCGTGCCTGGTTGCAAACTCGCTTCTACATTTTCAAATAAGGGATCGGTTTTCAGCAGTCGCAATTGATTTTCCAACGAAGCACTATTTAAAGGAGCGCGAGCGCCGCGACGAATGCGGTTTCTAATATATCTCTCGTTTAAACGCCCCGAACCTTGAATGATAATTTCTTCTAAACTGCCTTCAATGACTTGAATTTCAACAATGCCATCGTCGAGAACTTGGTTGCCCAGAATTGCCCGAGAGTTGATATAGCCTTGGTTTAGATATTGTTCGGTAATGCTATCTGCCGCTTGCCTCAATTCCTCAATGGTTAGAGAACGACCTTGGTAGCTAGCAAGTAAGGTATTGAGTTCTTCTTCCGAGAAGATCGTGCTTCCGGTAACCAGGATTTGTTTCACTTCGACTTCACTGGGAGGTTCGCCAGTCTCGTCTGTGGTTTGCGAGAGAGCTTGAGGAGTCTCAGAAATTTCTAACAAGGGTTGGGGAGCAATATTTACCGTCTCGAAACCAGGAGAATATTCCCAACTCAACTCCGGCCCGTTGCTCCAAGAAAAAGATTCGCTCGGAAGTAGTTCTGGCGGTGTAAAACTCTCTATTGCAGGTTCCGGAGTAAATTCTAAATCGTCTAGAGATTTGCCTGCCGAAGCTGTCTCCAAGCTACGGGCCGGATGTTCTGCACCATTGGGAACATCGGCCCCAGGAGATGGCAAGGCTCGGGTTGGCTGAATATAGGTGGCGAATAAGGCAAGACCAGATAGACTGGATAATAAGAACTCACTCCTCACGCGATAGACCTCTATAGAGCAATGGTTAACTTCAGGGCAGACAGTTCAAGGGATCTGTCGATCGCCTCGACTAAGGCACAATACCAAGCAAAAGCCGGTCATCGGTATATTTCCGATAACTCATAACGAATATAGCGGATACGAGTTACCCTCACCAGCGATCTGTGTCAGTCACCCGCTATAATCTTTGTGTGATTCAACTTTACCTATGTCTCTTAAGCGTTTAACTCCTCCAGTTCGGGCGGGCATCATTGGTACTGGTTTTGCTGCGGGACGAAGAGCGCGAGCACTACAAGAGGACGATCGCGCGCAGTTAGTTGCAGCAGTCGGACATCAACCCGAGAAGACGGAGCAGTTTGCTCGAACTTACGGCCTGCAAGTTCTACCCCATTGGCAGGATCTGGTGGCCCTTTCGGATCTGGATTTGGTGGTGGTGAGTACGATTAATCGAGATTGTGCTGCGATCGCAAAAGGTGCTCTGCAAGCGCGCAAGCATGTCGTCGTCGAATATCCTCTCGCCTTGAATTTGACGGCAGGGCGAGAATTGCTGGTTCTGGCGCAAAATCAGCAGCGACTGTTGCATGTGGAACATATTGAGGTGTTGGGTGAATTGCACCAAGTCTTTAAGCAAGCGCTATCTCAGTTAGGGGAAGTGAGCTACGCGCGCTACAGTAAAATTGCTCCGAAACATCCCGCTCCCCAGCGTTGGAGTTATCAGAAATCCTTATTTGGGTTTCCGTTAGTGGCGTCTCTCTCCTGCATCCACCGGTTAACGGATGCTTTCGGAATGGTAAGTTCGGTTAGTTGCCAAACGCGCTATTGGCCGGAAGAGCAGGAGCAGTATGGAGCGTGTTTATCGACGGCGCAACTGACGTTTAAATGTGGAACGATCGCGGATATTATTTATGCCAAAGGCGATCGCTTTTGGCATCCGGAGCGCCGGTTGGAAGCTCGTGGCAGCCAAGGATCGATTATTTGTTCCAGTCAAAGCGCTCTCCTCATTCAAGAGGATCGAACGCGGGAAATTGCGATCGGCTCTCGTCGGGGTTTATTTGCCGAAGATACGCGCCAAGTCTTAAATCACTTAATTGCCGCAGAGCCACTCTACATTACAGCGGAAGCCAGCCTCTATGCCCTGCAAGTGGCCTGCGCGGCCGAGCAGTCTGCGGCAACCGGACGGGTGGTGTGGGTCGATGAGTTGGATGCGATCGCCGTTTAATGAGAACAAATGTGCGATCGAGAGCGATCGCCTACACTAAAGAATCGGGATCGATATTTAACTGTCGTAGTTTCTCCCGAAGTTGTTGCAGATTGGATTCAGCGCTCTCGGCTCTTTCTTGTTGGCGTTCCTTTTCCTGGCGTTCGAGTTCCTTTTCTTGGCGCTGGCGATCGGTTTCTTGGCGCTGGCGATCGCGCTCTTGTACGATATCTTCATACGTTCCGAACGCTTCCCCGCTCGGCGCAAATAGCTGCAAATCTTGCGAAAGCGTACTAAAACTCACTTGCAATAAAGGACTTCTCCAACCCTCCATTTGCGCAATTTCAGTTAATCTCCCTCCACGTCTCAACCATCCTTGCAGTTCATTTCGTTGCGGATTGTAGACATAATATTCTTCCACGCCATAATAGTCGTAAAACCGAAACTTATCCTCCATTTCTCCCGTGCTATTACTCGGCGAGATAATCTCCATCGCCACTTGAGGTACGATATTTCCTTCTTCCCATTGCTTATAAGAGCCTCTGTCTTTTTTCTCGACTCCAAAAACTACCATAATATCCGGCGCTTGGCT from Roseofilum casamattae BLCC-M143 carries:
- a CDS encoding Hsp20/alpha crystallin family protein — its product is MKTQRPTYRQNQPTRETSRYVPAMEWEITSDEATVRVEVPGVDADDIQIEINDKIVKLQWHRPQPTTRVQNRWRSELKYGDFYRHFALPFAIESDRTQATLNNGILTLSLPKQARSQPVKVHLSKPAPRQTELKVAENPPRTEPITDPWAA
- a CDS encoding recombinase family protein — translated: MTIFAYMWCDPLLEAPPDPQIWGWEVDRIYQDLGQRDRWQQLLQDIETQETRAPVYLLVRQLAELGDSAQEVSDRLRHLEELQVNIIAIKETDPPSEVTHRDELLQLFQHLQTHYRSLRIRQGHARNRLQAKPPPGKAPYGYKRGKSAYILDRSCAPVVKDFFEHFLLYGSIRGAVRYLEKKYRKKIGVTTGRRWLTNPVYRGDTAFKDGEIISDTHTPILSREEAAQIDRLLRRNRRLPPRSASAPRSLAGLVRCQQCQSGMKISRVTRHRKSGEYLYLHPISCPLQPKCKGLRYEEVLQGTIDRICQDLQQAVSGLSLPDLDRIKAEVNREITNNNYILDQLPQLVETGILDPETAELRAYKLRTEIATLRSRLSALPPVNLTSVARSVSLPQFWLDLSEAERRFYFREFIREIQVICLPDREKGDRNWQLKLIFIF
- the dnaK gene encoding molecular chaperone DnaK, with translation MAKVVGIDLGTTNSCVAVMEGGKPTVIANAEGGRTTPSVVAYAKNGDRLVGQIAKRQAVMNAQNTFYSVKRFIGRRQDEVGTESTEVSYEVVKEGNNVRLNCPAVDKKFAPEEISAQVLRKLVDDASKYLGETVTQAVITVPAYFNDSQRQATKDAGKIAGVEVLRIINEPTAASLAYGLDKKSNETILVFDLGGGTFDVSILEVGDGVFEVLATSGDTHLGGDDFDKKIVDHLAAEFLKTEGIDLRKDKQALQRLTEAAEKAKIELSTVTQAEINLPFITATQEGPKHLDLTLTRGKFEDLCSDLIDRCRIPVENAIKDAKLDKSAIDEVVLVGGSTRIPAVQEVVEKTLGKAPNQTVNPDEVVAVGAAIQGGVLAGEVKDILLLDVTPLSLGVETLGGVMTKIIPRNTTIPTKKSETFSTAVDSQTNVEIHVLQGEREMSNDNKSLGTFRLDGIPAAPRGVPQIEVTFDIDANGILNVTAKDKGTGKAQSISITGASTLDDREVDRMVKEAEANADADKERREKIDRKNQADQLCYQAEKQMGELEDKVSAEEKTKVEGLIKDLREAVGKEDDESIQSLTNELQQTLYTISSNIYQQAGGEGAEAPGADAAPGADAGSDSPDDDVIDAEFSETK
- a CDS encoding metallophosphoesterase family protein; this encodes MKIQRRQLLTWGGGIALGWAIGKGVQAQRSGSFSDLAISKESVDVASDRPPLLRFVSVADTGTGAQGQYAVAAAMTKHYQESPYELVVLAGDNIYNDGEIEKIQAVFEEPYAPLLQQGVPFYACLGNHDIRTDNGVPQTQYPLFNMGGQRYYTWQQDPVQFFALDTNHNANWEEQLPWLDKQLGESQAPWKIVFGHHQIYSSAHYGVNDKLIKLLTPLFKKHGVQLYINGHEHVYERTYPIDGTTYLICGAGAGVRDVGQSQWTAHSASQLSFAAYEVYGDRIVIQAIGTDSQVFDRGAIAIG
- the rbfA gene encoding 30S ribosome-binding factor RbfA — encoded protein: MANSRRVSRVSSQIKREVGQMLIHGIKDDRVGAGMVSVTDVDVSGDLQHAKIFVSIYGTEDAKAETMEGLRSATSYVRYELGHRMQLRRTPEVTFLEDRSLERGDRLLDLMNKISQDRPLAEVEEEEYGKIVSAQDNE
- a CDS encoding glycoside hydrolase family 3 N-terminal domain-containing protein; this translates as MGNPQFHRPDLALLSLEQQVAQMVVVRAAGYRFDHQIRYPNWEPPNKTLHEWIAHLGVGGIILVGGSAAELRDRISSLQALAEIPLLVGADVEEGVGQRFSAATHFPPPMALGAIAKQSPETAIEYARKMGEMTAREALALGINWLYAPVSDVNNNPNNPVINVRAFAETVETTSTLISAYIQGARVHPILTTAKHFPGHGDTAVDSHLQLPVLPHSPERLAEVELVPFQHAIAAGVDAVMTAHLSIPAWDTEEPATLSAKILTEKLRQELGFSGLIVTDALVMGAIANHYGTNEAAVLAVQAGADILLMPGDPPGAIAAVCDAVREGKITPERIQASVERIWQAKEKIAAPDIPQFPQAIGNIDTRETARAITRDAQTVGGKLHLVPKPGYNLIAVDDALDCAVLAKPAPAIILPEEEGYKLQLVDSHTPYPLPTWEEPTLLQLFVRGHPFRGSSQLNDRAIALFQELVKTGHLQALVLYGSPYILDLLQPQLPADIPYVFSYGQMPDAQAIALQTLGFKST
- a CDS encoding alanine-zipper protein, with protein sequence MLQLEEYHGVKRQWLRWYDARGHWIPTPAERAQEEANLANQRARGAREEANLANQRAQSAEQSQKRAIPRLLSMGLSAEQVAEALGLSVEEISQWTES
- a CDS encoding DUF751 family protein; translation: MGDFFQNVSRYPRYLISFTLGIFYFLFKSLQPFFSRPVTAIATLGFLVSGFIFLTLTLRAMLGLSAV